GGCAGTGGTCGAGAGCAAGGCCTGGGCATGCGCCAGTCTCACGGACGGTGATACGGACACTTTCTTGACGAAAAGGGACGCCGACACAATATTTAGTTTATAGGCTACGTCCTCCCCTGACATCAGGCAGAATTCATCTTTGCCTCTGATCATTCGTATTTTTATGTCGACGCCGTTTAGcattaatttttcttgaaagaaGATGTCGCTGTGAATAGGCGCCAGCAACTCCACAACACCGCTCCCGGTGGTGTAGAGCGATCTCTTGGTCAGACCGGAGTTACGGCCCACAGGATCGGTTTCATCCATGTGACCCGCCGTGTCTTTGAAAAACAGACCGGCTGAGAAAAGCGATTCCAGCGTATCTTTGCTGTAGTTGATAAGACTCTCGATGATACATCGGTAAGGGTAGGTGCTCGAGCTCTGAGATATCAATCGGTCACCGAGACTGAGGTCAACTTGTGAAAATATAGTAGCCCCCGGGTAGTTGATTAGGGCTACTTTTGCAGGGTCTGGGATGTCTCCCCCATTAGGTCTTGTGATTTTAAGACGTAGAAACATCAACGTGTTATTTAGGTCGATGTAGTCCTCGCCGGTTCCAGGGATAAAAAACTCCAGAGGCGACGAGTCCGATATAGCCGATAAGGGCGGTACTTCTAAATAGGC
The genomic region above belongs to Onychostoma macrolepis isolate SWU-2019 chromosome 01, ASM1243209v1, whole genome shotgun sequence and contains:
- the LOC131543738 gene encoding uncharacterized protein F54H12.2-like; protein product: MALLHRMSGECIKSELDLFTVPLTQMVIEKNAYLEVPPLSAISDSSPLEFFIPGTGEDYIDLNNTLMFLRLKITRPNGGDIPDPAKVALINYPGATIFSQVDLSLGDRLISQSSSTYPYRCIIESLINYSKDTLESLFSAGLFFKDTAGHMDETDPVGRNSGLTKRSLYTTGSGVVELLAPIHSDIFFQEKLMLNGVDIKIRMIRGKDEFCLMSGEDVAYKLNIVSASLFVKKVSVSPSVRLAHAQALLSTTAKYPIDRVCLKNFSLAVGSRVSNQENLFLGTLPKSIVLAMVDNDAFTGSYDKNPFAFKHYDLEFLAVYVDGQQFPAKPLQPNFAAGAAVREFYQLATATGRHLKNQALSINRDDFLRGYSLYAFNLTPDEDCGQHISLIKSGNIRLEARFRQPLTHTINLIVYAVFDSIIEVSNRRQVLVDYY